A stretch of the Streptosporangium sp. NBC_01755 genome encodes the following:
- the lnt gene encoding apolipoprotein N-acyltransferase, with amino-acid sequence MLAVLVRWGLRLLTLLIGACLALAFPAVNAWWWAWVGLVPLLLLLARAGSFREAAWRSWFAAAGFFVTLHHWVLPYLGMLSVVAVGMVGLLWVPFGLAAYGLLRRASLAGVLVAMLVLPSVWLTVEALRSWKHLGGAWGILGLSQWTVGPVLAVAALGGVWLLSFLLVAVNIGITALLIPGATLCTRLAGGGVAVALAAAAVGYGILRPEPTVTGSIRVAGVQPGIVYGPKERLATHLRLTRELAGLDHDVIVWGQSSVGLDPTQRPDVDRQLRQAAAATGSDLLVNVDARDTSGQITKSTYHYTGEGLVATYAKQRLAPFGEYIPLRPLLGWIADYTGAPEQDRSTGDKLTTLDVSGVKVGPLISYESTFPDMRRDLARMGADVTIVQGSLTTFHGSWAHPQQAGFEAVRAVESGRPAVLVELDGTSVAFDARGRLLAWVPPEYRGTFMIDVPLSSEETPYVRLGDWVPVMSNAIVIAAILTLAARQVGRRLARSSGAGCR; translated from the coding sequence ATGCTCGCCGTGCTGGTCCGCTGGGGTCTCCGCCTCCTTACCCTCCTGATCGGCGCATGCCTGGCTCTGGCGTTTCCGGCCGTCAACGCGTGGTGGTGGGCGTGGGTGGGGCTCGTTCCCCTCCTGCTGCTCCTGGCCCGCGCAGGATCTTTTCGGGAGGCGGCCTGGCGCAGTTGGTTCGCGGCGGCCGGCTTCTTCGTGACGCTGCACCACTGGGTGCTCCCTTATCTGGGGATGCTCTCGGTGGTGGCGGTCGGGATGGTCGGCCTGCTCTGGGTGCCCTTCGGGCTTGCCGCCTACGGGCTACTCCGGCGAGCCTCGCTCGCCGGAGTGCTGGTGGCGATGCTCGTGCTGCCCTCGGTGTGGCTGACCGTTGAGGCGCTGCGCTCCTGGAAGCACCTGGGTGGGGCGTGGGGAATCCTCGGTCTCAGCCAGTGGACGGTAGGGCCGGTACTCGCCGTCGCCGCCCTCGGCGGGGTGTGGCTGCTGAGCTTCCTGCTGGTCGCCGTCAACATCGGGATCACCGCCCTCCTGATCCCCGGCGCCACGCTCTGTACCCGGCTGGCCGGTGGAGGAGTTGCCGTCGCTCTGGCCGCGGCCGCGGTCGGCTACGGGATACTGCGGCCGGAGCCGACGGTGACCGGCAGCATACGCGTGGCGGGCGTGCAGCCCGGTATCGTCTATGGCCCGAAAGAGCGCCTCGCCACCCATCTGCGGCTCACCCGCGAACTGGCAGGACTCGACCACGACGTCATCGTGTGGGGCCAGAGCAGCGTCGGACTCGATCCCACGCAGCGGCCCGACGTCGACCGCCAGTTGCGTCAGGCTGCCGCCGCGACAGGCAGCGACCTGCTGGTCAACGTGGACGCTCGCGACACGTCCGGGCAGATCACCAAGTCGACCTACCACTACACCGGCGAGGGGCTCGTGGCCACGTACGCCAAGCAGAGGCTGGCGCCCTTCGGCGAGTACATACCGCTGCGACCGCTGCTCGGCTGGATAGCCGACTACACCGGGGCCCCCGAGCAGGATCGGTCCACCGGCGACAAGCTGACGACGCTGGATGTCTCCGGGGTAAAGGTCGGCCCATTGATCTCCTATGAGTCGACCTTCCCCGACATGCGGCGCGACCTCGCCCGCATGGGCGCCGATGTCACCATCGTGCAGGGCTCGCTCACCACATTCCACGGTAGCTGGGCGCATCCACAGCAGGCCGGCTTCGAGGCCGTGCGAGCGGTGGAGTCCGGCCGCCCGGCGGTGCTGGTGGAGCTTGACGGGACCTCGGTGGCATTCGACGCGCGAGGCAGGCTACTGGCATGGGTCCCGCCCGAGTACCGCGGCACCTTCATGATCGATGTGCCGCTCTCCAGCGAAGAAACACCCTACGTCCGGCTGGGCGACTGGGTACCGGTCATGTCCAATGCGATCGTGATCGCGGCCATCCTCACGCTTGCCGCCCGGCAGGTCGGACGGCGACTGGCCAGAAGTAGCGGCGCGGGTTGTCGATGA
- a CDS encoding phosphotriesterase family protein: MATGIYTYSDVPHFFAYHGPGTLLGGDEQMVSMFVQDLTEGIAGTQIKAAFLKCALEGDPTPGGERVLRAVAETHKRTGAPITVHTNPARRTGLVAQQILKEEGVDLGAVVIGHSGDTADLDYLHELIDNGSYTGVDRFGLDILLPGDQRVATVARLVEQGLADRMVLSHDASCHIDWFPPGVREQVAPNWHFTHIHDAVLPALRQPGVTDRQIDVMLIDNPRRYFWPVAVRPAGRQA, from the coding sequence GTGGCGACCGGAATCTACACCTACAGCGACGTCCCGCACTTCTTCGCCTACCACGGCCCGGGAACGCTGCTCGGTGGTGACGAGCAGATGGTGTCGATGTTCGTCCAGGACCTGACCGAGGGCATCGCCGGAACGCAGATCAAGGCCGCCTTCCTCAAATGCGCGCTGGAAGGGGATCCGACTCCCGGGGGCGAACGGGTGCTGCGGGCGGTGGCCGAAACGCACAAGCGCACGGGAGCGCCGATCACCGTGCACACCAACCCGGCCAGGCGCACCGGACTGGTGGCGCAGCAGATCCTTAAAGAGGAAGGGGTCGATCTCGGCGCGGTGGTGATCGGGCACAGCGGAGACACCGCGGACCTGGACTACCTGCACGAACTGATCGACAACGGCTCCTATACGGGGGTGGACCGGTTCGGCCTGGACATCCTGCTGCCCGGCGACCAGCGGGTGGCCACCGTCGCCCGACTCGTCGAACAGGGCCTGGCCGACCGGATGGTGCTCTCGCACGACGCCTCGTGTCACATCGACTGGTTCCCGCCCGGTGTGCGGGAACAGGTCGCGCCGAACTGGCACTTCACTCACATCCACGACGCGGTCCTGCCGGCCCTACGCCAGCCCGGGGTCACCGACCGTCAGATCGACGTGATGCTCATCGACAACCCGCGCCGCTACTTCTGGCCAGTCGCCGTCCGACCTGCCGGGCGGCAAGCGTGA
- a CDS encoding RNA polymerase sigma factor produces MTAPVIEDLLRELTPQVLGALVRRHSRFEGCEDAVQEAVLAATVQWPAEGVPDNPRGWLVTVASRRLIDQMRSDHARRERESATATEVVPENVPDTDDTLVLLFLCCHPTLTAASQTALTLRAVGGLTTAEIARAFLVPEATMAARISRAKQRIKAVGSSFSLPDGAEREERLRVVLHVLYLIFNEGYTASSGSELHRADLAHEAVRLARMVHAQLPEDGEVTGLLALMLLTDARREARTTEAGDLVPLDEQDRTKWDRGLIDEGIELVKASLAGLALGPYQLQAAIAATHADAVTAEETDWSQVHALYLVLERIAPNPMVTLNRAIALAETEGPQAGLALLSTLDGDERMAGHHRLLSVRAHLLEKTGDLAGACEHYRRAAKSTASIAEQRYLEFRASRVRT; encoded by the coding sequence ATGACGGCACCGGTCATCGAGGACCTGCTGCGTGAGCTCACGCCGCAGGTCCTCGGCGCGCTGGTACGCCGGCACAGCCGGTTCGAGGGGTGTGAGGACGCCGTACAGGAGGCTGTCCTCGCCGCCACCGTGCAGTGGCCGGCCGAGGGGGTGCCGGACAACCCGCGCGGCTGGCTGGTGACTGTCGCGTCCCGGCGGCTCATCGACCAGATGCGCAGCGACCACGCGCGCCGTGAGCGGGAGTCGGCGACGGCCACCGAGGTGGTGCCCGAGAACGTACCGGACACCGACGACACGCTCGTCCTGCTGTTCCTGTGCTGCCATCCGACGCTGACCGCGGCCTCCCAGACGGCCCTGACGCTGCGGGCGGTCGGCGGCCTGACCACTGCTGAGATCGCCCGCGCGTTCCTGGTTCCGGAGGCCACGATGGCGGCCAGGATCAGCCGGGCCAAGCAGCGCATCAAGGCCGTCGGCAGCTCGTTCAGCCTGCCGGACGGCGCGGAGCGCGAGGAGCGGCTGCGGGTCGTCCTGCACGTGCTCTACCTGATCTTCAACGAGGGCTACACCGCCTCCTCGGGCAGCGAGTTGCACCGCGCCGACCTCGCGCACGAGGCGGTCCGGCTGGCCAGGATGGTGCACGCGCAGTTGCCCGAGGACGGCGAAGTGACCGGGCTGCTCGCGCTGATGCTACTGACCGACGCCCGCCGGGAGGCACGTACGACGGAGGCCGGCGACCTGGTGCCGCTGGACGAGCAGGACCGTACGAAGTGGGACCGCGGGCTGATCGACGAGGGCATCGAGCTGGTCAAGGCGTCGCTGGCCGGTCTGGCGCTGGGGCCTTACCAGCTGCAGGCCGCCATCGCCGCCACGCACGCCGACGCGGTCACGGCCGAGGAGACCGACTGGTCGCAGGTGCACGCCCTTTACCTGGTCCTGGAACGGATCGCGCCCAACCCGATGGTCACCCTCAACCGGGCGATCGCGCTCGCCGAGACCGAGGGCCCGCAGGCCGGGCTGGCCCTGCTGTCCACATTGGACGGTGACGAGCGGATGGCCGGGCATCACCGGCTGCTGTCCGTACGGGCGCATCTGCTGGAGAAGACCGGCGACCTGGCCGGGGCGTGCGAGCACTACCGGCGCGCCGCGAAGTCCACCGCCAGCATCGCCGAGCAACGCTACCTGGAGTTTCGGGCCAGCCGGGTGAGAACATAG
- a CDS encoding YciI family protein, which translates to MKFLIGMHINPAVLDALTDAEKAAIGDGHGKFIEALKKSGELIITQALVDPSQAAVVSVRNGQPVVTDGPFLESKEYLGGFYLIDCENKERAIELAAQIPDTAIEGLGVEVRQVMFADGQLEA; encoded by the coding sequence ATGAAGTTCCTGATCGGCATGCATATCAACCCGGCCGTGCTGGACGCGCTGACCGACGCGGAGAAGGCGGCGATCGGCGACGGCCACGGCAAGTTCATCGAGGCGCTGAAGAAGTCCGGCGAGCTGATCATCACGCAGGCGCTGGTCGACCCGTCACAGGCCGCTGTGGTGTCCGTACGCAACGGCCAGCCGGTGGTGACCGACGGCCCTTTCCTGGAGTCGAAGGAGTACCTGGGCGGCTTCTATCTGATCGACTGTGAGAACAAGGAGCGGGCGATCGAGCTGGCGGCGCAGATCCCGGACACCGCGATCGAGGGTCTGGGGGTCGAGGTGCGGCAGGTGATGTTCGCTGACGGACAATTGGAGGCATGA
- a CDS encoding class I SAM-dependent methyltransferase → MTVKNGRRWNHNIHYHPRILRVVPDDAQRALDVGCGEGMLARELRQAVPRVTGIDLDAPSIDQAREHPDDVDYILGDFLTHPFEPASFDVIASVATLHHMDAATGLARMRDLLRPGGVLAIVGLARSTMPNDLPRDLAGVAVGTFHRTTKGHWEHPSPTVWPPPVTYPQMRALAAEILPGSRYRRHLLLRYSITWRKPQDRAGPAGQVDDATCGPWRGRNRRCRPVPAPPCRIGNRSCESGTRWARLDR, encoded by the coding sequence ATGACAGTGAAGAACGGCAGGCGGTGGAACCACAACATCCATTACCACCCCCGCATCCTCCGGGTGGTCCCCGATGACGCCCAGCGCGCCCTCGACGTCGGCTGCGGCGAGGGCATGCTCGCCCGTGAACTGCGGCAGGCCGTGCCGCGCGTCACCGGCATCGACCTCGACGCGCCCAGCATCGACCAAGCCCGCGAGCATCCGGACGACGTCGACTACATCCTCGGTGACTTCCTCACCCACCCCTTCGAGCCCGCCTCGTTCGACGTCATCGCATCCGTGGCAACCCTGCACCACATGGACGCCGCCACCGGATTGGCCCGCATGCGCGACCTGCTGCGCCCCGGCGGCGTCCTGGCCATCGTCGGCCTTGCCCGCAGCACCATGCCCAACGACCTGCCGCGCGACCTCGCCGGCGTCGCCGTCGGTACCTTCCACCGCACCACGAAGGGCCACTGGGAGCACCCGTCCCCCACGGTGTGGCCGCCGCCGGTGACCTACCCGCAGATGCGAGCGCTGGCCGCCGAGATCCTGCCCGGCTCCCGGTACCGCCGCCACCTGCTGTTGCGCTACAGCATCACCTGGCGCAAACCGCAGGACCGAGCAGGGCCGGCCGGCCAGGTCGACGACGCGACGTGCGGCCCCTGGCGCGGTCGAAATCGGCGTTGTAGGCCAGTACCCGCGCCGCCTTGCCGGATCGGCAATAGGAGTTGCGAGAGCGGGACGCGATGGGCGAGGTTAGACCGGTGA
- a CDS encoding class I SAM-dependent methyltransferase, which yields MTDDIAAGSPASDTPPLANGYAADPAVQAEWDKRYAAQEQLWSGRPNGALVTEVAGLRPGRVLDVGCGEGADAVWLARGGWEVTALEVSGVALERAAGHARDAGVTVRWVHAALVEARLPTASFDLVSAQYPALLRTPDAAAERALLAAVAPGGVLLLVHHAGMDTHEVHDSGFDPADYVWPPMVAALLNDDWVVELNEQRPRMAPDHGAGAHPTEDLVLRARRLR from the coding sequence GTGACCGACGACATCGCAGCAGGATCGCCCGCGTCCGATACTCCCCCGCTTGCCAACGGATACGCCGCAGACCCCGCGGTGCAGGCGGAATGGGACAAGCGGTACGCCGCCCAAGAGCAGCTGTGGAGCGGCCGGCCCAACGGTGCGCTCGTGACCGAGGTTGCCGGGCTCAGGCCCGGGCGGGTGCTCGACGTCGGCTGCGGCGAGGGCGCGGACGCCGTCTGGCTCGCAAGGGGCGGCTGGGAGGTGACCGCGCTCGAGGTTTCGGGCGTGGCGCTGGAGCGGGCGGCCGGGCATGCTCGGGATGCCGGGGTCACCGTTCGCTGGGTGCATGCCGCACTGGTGGAGGCGCGGCTCCCGACGGCGTCCTTCGACCTCGTCTCCGCGCAGTACCCGGCCCTGCTGCGCACCCCCGACGCCGCAGCCGAGCGCGCGCTGCTCGCGGCCGTCGCGCCTGGCGGCGTGCTGCTGCTCGTGCACCACGCGGGGATGGACACCCATGAGGTGCACGACAGCGGTTTCGACCCGGCTGACTACGTCTGGCCCCCGATGGTCGCCGCACTGCTCAACGACGACTGGGTGGTAGAGCTGAACGAGCAACGGCCACGAATGGCACCCGACCACGGCGCCGGCGCGCACCCGACCGAAGACCTGGTGCTGCGCGCGCGCCGACTGCGCTGA
- a CDS encoding alpha/beta hydrolase has product MDRDRLLATISIYWFTETARSVANSYYERFHDASMWAPKPPATVPTGVAVFAAADFAIRRFAEKAHNITHWSEFYRGGHFPALEAPDLLIGDIREFFASLAQ; this is encoded by the coding sequence GTGGACCGCGACCGGCTGCTCGCCACCATCAGCATCTACTGGTTCACCGAGACCGCACGCAGCGTGGCCAACTCCTACTACGAGCGCTTCCACGACGCGAGCATGTGGGCGCCCAAGCCCCCTGCCACGGTGCCCACGGGCGTCGCGGTCTTCGCCGCCGCCGACTTCGCCATCCGCCGCTTCGCCGAGAAAGCCCACAACATCACACACTGGTCAGAGTTCTACCGCGGAGGCCACTTCCCCGCTCTGGAGGCGCCCGACCTCCTCATCGGGGACATCCGCGAATTCTTCGCCTCACTCGCCCAGTAG
- a CDS encoding EamA family transporter: MRHAGLTLAFVSSWCFAFSGPMAKYLITAGLTPIEAVWTRMAGAGLLLVAALVVIRPRALRIPRSRLPFFGLYAVMAVAGVQSLYFVAITRLPVGIALLLVYMAPVMVVAWVRLVRKVRLARAAYVGAVVSVAGLGIVVEVWQEVRLDTLGLLLGLLAGACSAGYFLMNDSFGDDVDPLGLIAWGMTGAAVVLIPFTRPWDILWDAFTVFATPAAGGRTLPVLAAYLWMVLVATVAAYILGVNAVRRLSAAVGATVASLEVIGGAIVAWALVGETLGVFQIVGGLIVLSGALLAQTATGSAPCRPAVTARITT; the protein is encoded by the coding sequence ATGAGGCATGCGGGGCTCACGCTCGCGTTCGTGTCCTCGTGGTGTTTCGCGTTCTCGGGGCCGATGGCCAAATACCTCATCACCGCCGGGCTGACGCCGATCGAGGCCGTGTGGACGCGGATGGCGGGTGCGGGGCTGTTACTGGTGGCCGCGCTGGTTGTGATCAGGCCGCGGGCGTTGCGGATCCCCCGCTCCAGGTTGCCGTTCTTCGGGCTGTATGCGGTCATGGCGGTGGCCGGGGTGCAGTCTCTCTACTTCGTCGCGATCACCCGGCTGCCGGTGGGGATCGCGTTGCTGCTGGTGTACATGGCGCCGGTGATGGTGGTGGCGTGGGTGCGGCTGGTACGGAAGGTACGGCTCGCGCGGGCCGCGTACGTCGGGGCGGTCGTCTCGGTCGCGGGCCTCGGGATCGTCGTCGAGGTCTGGCAGGAGGTACGGCTGGACACGCTGGGCCTGCTGCTGGGGTTGCTGGCCGGGGCATGCTCCGCCGGATATTTCCTGATGAACGATAGCTTCGGCGACGATGTGGACCCGCTCGGGCTCATCGCCTGGGGGATGACAGGGGCGGCCGTGGTGCTGATCCCGTTCACCCGGCCCTGGGACATTCTGTGGGACGCCTTCACGGTCTTCGCCACGCCCGCCGCGGGTGGTCGGACGTTGCCGGTGCTGGCGGCGTACCTGTGGATGGTGCTGGTCGCGACCGTGGCCGCGTACATCCTGGGGGTGAACGCCGTGCGGCGGCTCTCGGCCGCCGTGGGCGCCACCGTGGCGTCGCTGGAGGTCATCGGCGGCGCGATCGTGGCCTGGGCGCTGGTCGGCGAGACGCTCGGCGTGTTCCAGATCGTGGGCGGGCTGATCGTGTTGTCCGGCGCCCTCCTCGCCCAGACCGCCACCGGATCCGCCCCCTGCCGTCCAGCCGTCACAGCCAGAATCACGACATGA
- a CDS encoding class I SAM-dependent RNA methyltransferase, which translates to MAIELTVGPVAHGGWCVARHDGRVVFVRHALPGERVTAEITEETSRFLRADAVEILEPSADRVSPPCPFAGPGRCGGCDWQHASLEAQRRLKADVVAEQLKRLGGIDWKGVVEEVPGAPDGLGWRTRVQFAVDREGRLGLRRHRSRDVEPVDACLIAHPEVENVGAEVMNWRNASSVEVIASSSGDQAVVIAPKPRRTVAVPDLDTSVAVFVDEGKGRSRVVRGRNHLVERVGERDFQVTGSGFWQVHPGAAATLLDAVLKFAAPRPGEWALDLYCGVGLFAAGIAEAVGPEGAVFGVESESVAVRDAERSLRDLPQAHFARGRVENALDRFGIERADLVVVDPPRAGLGRDIVDRLTTLEATRIVYVSCDPATLARDLAWFAEGGYRLADLRAFDAFPMTHHVECVALLVNGSI; encoded by the coding sequence ATGGCGATCGAACTAACGGTAGGACCGGTTGCGCACGGTGGCTGGTGTGTCGCGCGCCATGACGGCCGGGTCGTCTTCGTGCGGCACGCGCTGCCCGGCGAGCGCGTCACGGCCGAGATCACCGAGGAGACCTCCCGCTTCCTGCGGGCCGACGCCGTCGAGATCCTGGAGCCCTCCGCCGACCGGGTGAGCCCGCCGTGCCCGTTCGCGGGTCCCGGCCGCTGCGGTGGCTGCGACTGGCAGCACGCCTCCCTGGAGGCCCAGCGCCGCCTGAAGGCCGACGTGGTGGCCGAGCAGCTCAAGCGTCTGGGCGGAATCGACTGGAAGGGCGTGGTCGAGGAGGTTCCCGGCGCCCCCGACGGTCTTGGCTGGCGCACCCGCGTCCAGTTCGCCGTCGACCGGGAGGGCAGGCTGGGCCTGCGCCGCCACCGCTCCCGCGACGTCGAGCCGGTGGACGCCTGCCTGATCGCCCACCCCGAGGTGGAGAACGTCGGCGCCGAGGTCATGAACTGGCGTAACGCCTCCTCGGTCGAGGTCATCGCCTCCTCCAGCGGTGACCAGGCGGTCGTGATCGCCCCCAAGCCCCGGCGCACGGTGGCCGTGCCCGACCTCGACACGAGCGTGGCCGTCTTCGTCGACGAGGGCAAGGGCCGCAGCCGGGTCGTCCGCGGCCGCAACCATCTCGTCGAGCGCGTCGGCGAACGCGACTTCCAGGTCACCGGCAGCGGTTTCTGGCAGGTCCATCCCGGTGCCGCCGCCACCCTGCTCGACGCGGTCCTGAAGTTCGCCGCCCCGCGGCCGGGCGAGTGGGCGCTCGACCTCTACTGCGGCGTCGGTCTGTTCGCCGCCGGGATCGCCGAGGCGGTCGGCCCCGAGGGGGCCGTGTTCGGCGTCGAGTCCGAGTCCGTCGCCGTCCGCGACGCGGAGCGTAGCCTCCGTGACCTCCCCCAGGCCCACTTCGCCCGGGGACGCGTGGAGAACGCTCTCGACCGCTTCGGCATCGAGCGCGCGGACCTGGTCGTCGTCGACCCGCCCCGGGCGGGTCTGGGCCGCGACATCGTCGATCGCTTGACCACTCTTGAGGCCACTCGGATCGTGTACGTCTCCTGCGACCCGGCCACCCTCGCCCGCGATCTTGCCTGGTTCGCCGAGGGGGGCTACCGCCTCGCCGACCTGCGTGCCTTCGACGCCTTCCCGATGACCCACCACGTGGAGTGCGTGGCACTGCTGGTCAACGGGTCGATCTAG
- a CDS encoding APC family permease has translation MSKVTDLVKRLFIGRALRSTQLHEQLLPKRIALPVFASDALSSVAYAPQEILVILSLAGISFYHFSPWVALAVVVVMLTVVASYRQNVYAYPSGGGDYEVATVNLGPNAGLTVASALMVDYVLTVAVSVANGVDYVGATIPYVAEHKPLVAIVIVVLLTLVNLRGIRESGAAFAIPTYAFMVAVLGLIVWGAFRVLVLGDELRAPTAGYEIVAEQSNLTSFAAAFLILRAFSTGCAALTGVEAISNGVPAFRKPKSKNAATTLLMMGLVAVTMFAGIISLGLASGVKVADPAVAFRDVLIDGRPAGPGYYQQPIISQVADAVFGNGSLPFFVISAVTALILFLAANTAFNGFPVLGSILAQDRYLPRQLHTRGDRLAFSNGIVILAAGACLLLWGFDADVSRLLNLYIVGVFVSFTLSQIGMVRHWTRHLRTETDPKVRHQMHRSRTINFFGGVMTGLVLVVVLLTKFTHGAWIVCVAMPVLFLMMKGIHRHYENVALELAADDSAVDESILPARNHAIVLVSKIHKPTLRALAYARATRPSKLEAITVGVEGEEAKQLQEEWERRGIPVPLKTLDSPYREITRPILEYVKSLRRRSPRDVVSVYIPEYVVGHWWEHILHNQSALRLKGRLLFQPGVMVISVPWQLHSSDRLKGRPEPLAPGAVRRPRRETVRDEDVKA, from the coding sequence GTGTCGAAGGTGACGGACCTTGTCAAACGCCTTTTCATCGGGCGTGCGCTACGCAGCACTCAGTTACACGAGCAGTTGCTCCCCAAGCGCATCGCGTTGCCGGTTTTCGCGAGCGACGCGCTCTCCTCGGTGGCCTACGCCCCGCAGGAGATCCTCGTCATCCTCTCGCTGGCCGGGATCTCCTTCTACCACTTCAGCCCCTGGGTCGCCCTTGCCGTCGTGGTGGTGATGCTCACCGTCGTGGCGTCGTACCGGCAGAACGTGTACGCCTACCCCAGCGGGGGCGGTGACTACGAGGTCGCCACGGTCAACCTCGGACCGAACGCCGGCCTGACCGTCGCCAGCGCCCTGATGGTCGACTACGTGTTGACCGTCGCGGTGTCGGTCGCCAACGGCGTCGACTACGTGGGTGCCACCATCCCCTACGTCGCCGAGCACAAGCCGCTGGTCGCGATCGTCATCGTCGTCCTGCTGACACTGGTGAACCTGCGCGGCATCCGGGAGTCCGGTGCGGCCTTCGCGATCCCCACCTACGCCTTCATGGTCGCCGTCCTCGGCCTGATCGTGTGGGGAGCCTTCCGGGTGCTCGTCCTCGGTGACGAGCTGCGAGCGCCCACCGCCGGGTACGAGATCGTCGCCGAGCAGTCCAACCTGACCTCCTTCGCGGCGGCCTTCCTGATCCTGCGCGCGTTCTCCACCGGCTGCGCCGCGCTCACCGGTGTCGAGGCGATCAGCAACGGCGTACCCGCCTTCCGCAAGCCCAAGAGCAAGAACGCCGCGACCACGCTGCTGATGATGGGCCTGGTCGCGGTGACGATGTTCGCCGGCATCATCTCCCTCGGCCTGGCCTCGGGGGTCAAGGTCGCCGACCCCGCCGTCGCCTTCCGTGACGTGCTCATCGACGGGCGGCCCGCCGGGCCCGGCTACTACCAGCAGCCGATCATCTCCCAGGTCGCCGACGCGGTCTTCGGAAACGGCTCGCTGCCCTTCTTCGTCATCTCGGCCGTCACCGCGCTGATCCTGTTCCTCGCCGCCAATACCGCCTTCAACGGCTTTCCCGTGCTCGGCTCGATCCTGGCCCAGGACCGCTACCTGCCCCGCCAGCTGCACACCCGGGGCGACCGGCTCGCCTTCTCCAACGGCATCGTGATCCTCGCGGCCGGGGCCTGCCTGCTGCTGTGGGGCTTCGACGCCGACGTCAGCCGCCTGCTCAACCTTTACATCGTGGGCGTCTTCGTGTCGTTCACGCTGAGCCAGATCGGCATGGTCCGGCACTGGACCCGGCACCTGAGAACCGAGACCGACCCGAAGGTCCGGCATCAGATGCACCGCTCACGGACCATCAACTTCTTCGGCGGCGTCATGACCGGGCTGGTGCTGGTGGTCGTGCTGCTCACCAAGTTCACCCACGGGGCGTGGATCGTCTGCGTGGCCATGCCGGTGCTGTTCCTGATGATGAAGGGCATCCACCGTCACTACGAGAACGTGGCCCTTGAGCTCGCCGCCGACGACTCGGCGGTGGACGAGTCGATACTGCCCGCGCGCAACCACGCCATCGTCCTGGTCTCCAAGATCCACAAGCCGACCCTGCGTGCCCTCGCCTACGCCCGCGCCACCCGTCCCTCCAAGCTTGAGGCGATCACCGTGGGCGTGGAGGGCGAGGAGGCCAAACAACTGCAGGAGGAGTGGGAGCGGCGCGGTATCCCGGTGCCGCTGAAGACGCTCGACTCGCCCTACCGTGAGATCACCCGGCCGATCCTGGAGTACGTCAAGTCGCTGCGCCGCCGCTCTCCCCGCGACGTGGTGAGCGTCTACATCCCCGAGTACGTCGTCGGCCACTGGTGGGAGCACATCCTGCACAACCAGAGCGCGCTGCGGCTGAAGGGCCGCCTGCTGTTCCAGCCCGGTGTGATGGTCATCAGCGTGCCCTGGCAGCTGCACTCCTCCGACCGCCTCAAGGGCCGTCCCGAGCCTCTCGCGCCGGGCGCCGTCCGCCGTCCCCGCCGGGAGACGGTCCGGGACGAGGACGTCAAGGCATAA